TCTCAAATTGGATACAACAGAACTAGTACAGGCTTTGTGCCTTGTACCTAAAATTCTTTTTGTGTCTCTTTCAGATTTGTGAAACCTATCCTAGAGAACTTTATGTTCCCAGAACTGCAAGCAAGCCCATAATTGTTGGTAGCTCCAAGTTTAGAAGCAAAGGAAGATTCCCAGTGTTGTCATAttatcataaaaataaagaggtATAGTGTTTTCCTCTTAATGCCGAAGTACTGAAAATTGTCAACACTTGGCAGTAGTTCAGGGTAGGTGAGGACATAAGTATAGTGACTTGTATGAGGATCATGTAATTCACAATAACCTTAAATACAGCTGACACTAGTGGTGTCTAACAGGATGCTGAATTAAGCTAAGCcagtttaaaagaaatcctTAAGTAATCAGTTGATAATCAGTTGATAAGCTTTCAGAAACTGACCTTAAGATAACAGAAGATAGCTTTGTCAAGTAATCTGTCTTCCATGATATATCAAGAATAATCTGTTAGGTCAAAGTgggaattagaaaataaaaaaatcactgtatGAATTAGAATGGTTCTTTAAGGAGGAATTTGCAAGGTAAAAAGAACTGGAGGAtgtgaaataagatttttcagGGTCTGGTGGAGACTGGTGTGTAGCAGCATCTGCCCGTATCGGCAAGGAGGTATTtttgaaggaagagaaggattgTTGCCTTGCTGAGTTAAGAATTCATGAAGGATGAGTGTTAAGCTACTAGATGTGTTTGAAGATAATTACTATTTGGAAGATGCACCCAATACTTTCTGAAATACAATATATCATCAAAAATGACATGTTGAAAAGTACATCAGACAATGGTACATTGCACTTGGAATAACAAGACTGTACTGGCAGTAGTAAAACCGACCATAATTCATTTCATACCAGGAGAGTAACTTGCTTTCCTAAAGTATATTTTTTCGAGCCTATactttttttgaatttttagaCCTGGGGGGAAAAGTCCATTATGTAAGCAGGTGCCATACCAGTGTAGATGAGcgtgaaaaaaagttttgataaCCCTTTAGATATAAGCGATAGTACCTATGGTTAAAGGTCTGCAAGTGTTGTGCTTACCAAGTTGGAACACCTAAACATATTTTCCGTGAAGTGCTGTTATCTGCCAAATGGAACAATTTGTTTCAATGTCTTTTTAGAATTATGCAAAGCATTTCAACTACAAGTATTAAACTGATGCTAacttgttctttattttctatGGTAGGCTGCAATTTGCAGATGCAGTCAACCTCTTTCAGGTTTCAGTGCCAGGTGCCTGGAAGATGAGCACATGTTGCAAGCCATCAGTAAAGCAAATCCTTCAAATCGCTACATGTATGTTATGGACACCAGGCCGAAGGTATGTACTTCAGGTCCTACAGGCTAACCGCTCCTCTTGAACAGAATACATGTAATTCTGAAAAATTTAGAGTTTACTGACTTCCGTCATGGGCAAAAATGGTCTTTAAAGGTAAGCTTAGGCCTTTCTATTCAGGCATTTAATTACTTGCTTGCTTAAAGAAGTTGAACGCCTCTCAGGACTCAACTAGAATTCGCTGAATATGCTAGTGAACTCTTGGGGAGGTGCATTTAAAAATTCACTTAAAACATAGTTAAGAAGTGAATAGTTGAGTGGGATCCAAGTAATTATAACTGTTTGAAACTAAATTCAAGAAATGGTGAGCTGTGAAGAAGTTTCTTTTAGAATGAGAGGGAGTATTGTGTTCAATGCAAATGTTCTGTGACAAGGGCTATTGCTGTCTGTCTTACCCACGAAGAAGTAGGGGAAATTGTGTTGTAGCATTCCAAGATCATACTTCATCACTATAATTAAATTGAATTATGTCATTTCGGCCTGTGTTGGAATGTTTGGGGTAACTTTCACTCTTTAGATGATCTGCATTTAAATTGTTATTCATTTCACTCAAATGTCTGAAAGCAGGAGCTGTAAAACGAGGATGTAAAGTGAAAATCCCATGTTGTGAGATTTCTACTTATTTTGAGCAGGGTTCAGCAGTAGAGGTTGGTGTGATGGACTGAAACTGAGCCAACTGTGGTGTTTTTGTAGTTGTAATTTTTATAGCTGCAGCAATTCATTAGCTTTTTAATTCCCCAACTCAATGCTTTTGGGATGCCTGGAAAGTACATGTGTGGTTAAGTCTGGGTCTTACTCTTTCCTTTTTAGGTTAATTGTTTTGTAGTGTCTTTACTCGGGAATGTTTGAAAGTATGTGAAGGTTTGGTGAGAATATGGAGGGGAggatattaaattattaaatgcGTTACTCAGATGTCAGCTCTAATTATGCTGCTTTTTACGTACCAGGTCTTTCTTATACTTGAATGCTTTCAAGTTGATTTCTCACAAACTATTAACTTACTATAAGCTGCTTATAGCATGTGTTTTtgtgtggtgtttttttcctccagtgtaTTCAATTGTAATTGCATGCCTTCCATTTCTTAAcgatttttatttcaagtactGATATTCGGTATTATATTCggtattattttactttttttaagctTAATGCCATGGCAAACAGGGCTGCTGGGAAGGGCTATGAGAATGAAGACAACTACTCTAACATTAGGTTCCAGTTTGTTGGTATTGAAAACATTCATGTAATGAGATCCAGCTTACAGAAACTTCTGGAAGGTATGTTTTAACAGTACTATGATAGTGCATGTGAAAATAgactgtgtttttctgaagtctttAATAACAGCTTACACAAACTATTGATACTTCTATATTTATCCTAGCTTTTTGTTTAGTAGCAGTTTGCTGTACTTTGGTAATGAATTATCTTAAACCTTTACCTTTTGAACTGTAAACCAAGACAATGGagtttctttgaagaaaatcgAGTGGCGCATGTGTCTTGGGTGGAGTTGATTATGTCAGTTGCTTGTAGGAAGggcttctgtgttttttaagtATACGTGCACATATACACATGAGTAATAGAAATGCACAGAAtagtgtgtgtctgtgcataCGTTTCGTAAATAGAATACTGATTCTTTGAGGAGCACTTGGATCCACAGAATTCACAATAAGCATATGGTCTGTACAAAACTTGAGCTCTTTGGCCTGGTGAACCTTTTCTGTGGTTGTAGAGAGTTTGTACAGAGGGAGACAGGGCAAAAGTGAAACACTTGACCAGACTGCTGTCTGCCATATGGTGATGAAAATGGAAAGGCAGAAGCCTATCTAATAGTTCTGTTAGTATTTTATCTACATAAACAGttgaaaacaaatttaagaAATTTTGTGGACTATTAATGCTGAGATTACAAGTGGTAGAAGTGATGTTTCTACACCTTACAAAGAACAGGCATATAAGCGCTTGTCTTATAGAACTATGCAAATATTTCCAGTCATGGAGAAGGCGTAACACTTGAGTAGAAGCTTATTTTCATGAAGACATTCTGGCTGCATCTGTCAGGAAACTTTACAGGCTAGTGGTGTAGTCTTTCTTCACTCTCATTGAGCCTGCATCTGCTGCTAACCTGTTCTTCAGGAACTTTCGTTGGAATACTATTGAGATTTTTTGTGGTTATTTTTGAGGTTATTCCTGCCTGTACTTTATTGAAAGGAAAGTTGAGCAGCATGAGCCTGAACTTCACTTTTTAAGTTTGGGATAATGCCTCTTTCTTTTGCTAATATCTTCTTCAGTTCCAGAAAACTAGCtaatcttgatttatttttctagaaacCTGCTCCATTTTAATGGTATCTGATGTAGAAGTGCATGTATCACATAGTTAAACTGAAGACTTCATATTCCTTCCATTTGACTTAGCATTGTACTTAGCTTTCATTAAGCATGGAATATGTTTTAGTTTTGCCTTGTGTGGAGAATTGCTTTACTGAAGCTCAATTGAAACAAAATCATAAGTAATGCCTGTAGTTGTTTTCCAGGTTTTGGGGTAAATGAACTATCTCTGTAGTTTTTGCTGAATGCCAGTGTGGAAGAGCATCTTTAGGGGTAGGAAGGATCCTTAATATTCAGGGAGGTTGCCATAATTTAATCCTCAGTCTCTTGTACAAATGTAGCATCAGCATGGTGATTAGGAAGGAAATGCTGTGAAAATGATTCATAGcttaaaatgaggaaaatgccATTTAAGTTCTGTGTACCAGCTTTCCCTGGATGTGCTGAACTGAGTGTTCTCAAATCAGAATGTGATACCAATGACCCTATTCTTTCAAGAGCCACTGTAACTGGGACTGTcctcagttttatttataaCAAACAACTGCTACTCATTTTTCAGCACGTGTTCTGCCACTAAGCTTTTTTTGTCTTACCTCCCTGAAGTCCTTCAGAATCTAATAAATCCATTTGCAAGTGGAATGTAAGATATAATTGTTTGCAAAATCCTTTTGAAATGGGACTACACCATGGAGAATGCTAGGGGGATTTGCAGTGTATTCTTCATCTCAGGTTTAGCtgttatttaaatatctttcaTGCAGTGAAACAACACTtctctaaaatgtttttttttttttaagtatggaTGTGTTGAGTCAGCTCCCCTGATAGGCCTTCATTGCATCAGGGGGCTTTACTGAACAATAAACTGCATTGCAGAATGACATGGTGAattttgttctctgctttcCCTACTGACTCACTTACTCCCATACTTGGAGATAAAGATTACTTTGCAGCTGCTGTATGAATATCCCCACTGATAGCTTTTGGCTAAAGAGCCTTCGTATTTTATTTTAGGGCGCAGTAGCTTGGTAGAAAGTAGGCTTCTGCTGTGGCATGGGCAGATGCTTTTGTAGATGGCAGCGTTAGATATCTTGTCTTAGAATAACACATACCTGAAGCTCTATCAGCCAGCAAAggtattgttttatttaattgcaaGAAGTTTGTCATGTTTTGACAGTAATATAACTGTGTGAGTTGCTACTTAGTTGTGTAAGAACTAGGTTATCTCTCTCCTTTTGCGCAGTGGTAGGCGTCCACGTGAGAAAATTTCAGTCTACGTCTCCATCTCTTGGTATTAATGCTGCAAGCCAGTATTCCTTTAACTTGTTTTTCTCTGCCCAAGATCATGGTGGGAGTTGTAGCGTGTCAGTTCTGTAGGTAGACAAAATATTGATGATTCAGTTTATCACTGTCCTACAGCACTCACTTTATTCTCCTAAGCAGAGTAGAGAAGGTGATGAAACTTTGACAGTCTCCCTGCTCTAAACTGTGTATATTGTTTGGATGCAGCTACTTCCTAAAAGTAGTCATCATTTTTAAGTATTGCTAGTAAGTTTTCGGCATTTCTGTTGCCTTCCTTGCTGTTGGGAATAACTAGTGTATTTACTTTGTGTGTTTTTGACAAAGTAACATTCAAAGGTCTTACTCCTGTCATTCATGGTTACTGTAGTTTTACAAGAGTTGAGTTTTGGGTAGAGAACACTTCATAGTGCCCCTCCCTCAATCATTTGAGTGGTAGTTTCCTGAAAAGATTTCTGAGCAGTTTACAGCACAGGGCTATAAAAACAATATACAATTATTCTCTGTTGCAGGCTATAGGTAGTTGCAACTATTTAAGGCTTGCTAACTCTTGGTTTCTTTCAGTCAGTAACACAAAGGGTTTGTCTGTCAATGACTTTTTGTCCGGTTTGGAGAATTCTGGATGGCTGCGTCATATCAAAGCTGTTTTGGATGCTGCTGTCTTCCTAGTCAAGGTAACTTGTATGCTGCTGCTTTGGCAAGTTGACTTGCTACCAGGCAAAATTACACTTGATATTTGTGTACTGTGTAAAATTCTGCAGTTGACCTTTTTCGAAGCACATGTTTAGTTTCCATCCATACCTCTGCTATACTGTTCTAAGTATTACAACTGGAGGTGTTAACTGTGCTAGCTAAcgttttgagatttttttgtatAATGTTTGGTCACCTTATTGGGAGATGAAAGGATTCTTATGCTCCCTGATTCTTTCAGGTATTTATGAAAGATGTAACCAGTTTGGAGGTGGGTGAAGCAAACTGTTATTTAGTGTAtcttgaaaaacaaagcttCTGGGGCACTATTTTGCAGAGAAGCCAAAATGGCTATGCTGACTTCATCTGACAAGGAAATGAGACTCTTTGTGAAGAATTCAGAGGAACAATTGCTTTTGCCAGGCACTTGTGAAACCAAGGGCTTGACCTGAGAAGGACTGggtgaattaaaaaacaaggtCTTTGTTTTTACTCAGTGAAATAACAAGGAATTAACTTCAGCTAAAGTGGATGATTTTCCTGAAGATGACCCTCAGAAATATTTGGCCTGATAGGAATTGAATTCTTCATTGAAACTAATAAAGCAATTCCTAGTACTTAACTTTTGTGTAGTATATTGATGAACAAATGATCATCTTTAATAGTATGTTtgtgttggtttattttttaacctaTTTGGTTTGTAATGCATAGTCTACTTTCTTAGTATGCATTGTAATGGAGTTGTAAGGGATAGAAAACTTGGAGCCATTGCAGATGCTCTTGTTACCTTGTGCAAAGGTGGTAGTggaattccttttctttataaGGAATTCTCTATAATTCCATGGAGAGAAATTCCTAGCTTTTTGGTAATATCAAATCCTTTCCTCATAATAAAAACTTTtctggattttaaaataaaataatttatgctGTGAGTTTGGGATAAACATAGCTTTTGTATCTATTTAGTGAACTTTGACTTCTGTCTGGAATAGAATACTCACTGAGGAACTGTTTCACAGGCAATAGCGGTTGAAGGTGCGAGCGTGTTGGTGCACTGTTCAGATGGTTGGGATAGGACTTCCCAAGTTTGTTCTCTTGGAGCTCTCTTACTCGATTCCTATTACAGAACAACCAAAGGATTCATGGTAAGCTGGCCATTGCATTTTTGAGCTGTTCTGTGGTAAACAAAGGTTATGAAATGTTTGAATGTGGAAATCAGCAATATAAATGTATGATGCTTGCTTTTTGTAGTTACAAATACAGAATTTGCAGTTTATCGATAAATCTTTCTTTTAGAAATACTTTGCTACTGGGAAGAACCATTTATTTAAAGTCTGAAAAACTGAATTAGTCAGCAGTTTCCTTTAGGCACCCTGAAGAAATGTGGCAGTGTCTGCCATTTGCATCCGAAAAAGCCCTTTACCTATGGAATATAAGGACTCCAAAGTCCTTATGTGAGATACATGTATGGAAATGTAGCAGCTCTGTGCTTTTATCACTTATTCCAAAGTCAACATtattaaaaatcttaaaatgaCAGCTTCCCCAGTGACAGAGACATGAAAATATTAGGCAATCTAAATATCTTCATCTTTctgtagagaggaaggaaaatattgcTGTGGTTATTCCAGATTTCGGAGTAGGAAAATCAGCAATGTTCTGCAGTGGCAATACAAGGTGCAATGGGAATTCCTCGAAGATAGCGTGTGAAATTACTTCCTCTTATTGGTTAGAACTAACTGCCACAAATGTTACAAGCAGCAAAAGTGAAGTTGAGGAATTAGAAGAGACCTCAATTCTTGTGAATAGTGAGCATGTGTGTAATCTTTAGGGAAgtaatttaatcttttttattttcacttctcgCTGTCAATTAGATATCTCGGAAAACATCTGCAACAGGCAGGCAGCCCTGTGTTCCTTTTGGTACTTGATGCTGTGACTGAAGTGATAAAACAAGCTAGTGTTGATATTAATAAATCTATTGGTATAAAATGTTACGAAGATTATACTGTGTGGATTTATGTAAACTATGATAGCAGGAAAGCAATACTAAAATTTTTCCCATACTTCGCAGTGTTTTTGTGAGTTGGTTGATAATTTGTGTGTGAAGTCATATACCATTTGTATGTTTAAAGTGAGCCTGACATAACAGCAGTTGCCTGATTGTCAACCTGCTACGgttttttaatagttttagAAATGTGCTTTGAAAATCTCTTGTGAAACACttccaagaaaataaaggaactaCAGAGTGACAAATAGTTGCTTCTACCGTAGTTTTATTTGACTCCAATACAATATATTGATAACTTGGGATAATACTATAAATGTAAGATTGAGTAATATTTTACATCagattttgtttgattttgctcTCTAGGTCTTGATAGAGAAAGACTGGATCTCTTTTGGGCACAAGTTCTCTGACAGGTAGTTCACTCTCCCAGTACAGTGAAATGTATACTGTGAACTGAAATAAGTATCcttaaaagcaaaagacaaTGTGTGGGTGTTAAACTACTCCAGCATTGGTAGAAATTTTGCAATGAGTGAGCTGTGTTCAGTAGACAGTGCACTTTGTGTATTCTAATACCTATTGGATAATTGATTTATGTTACAGACAGAAATTTCTAGTGCTACTGGTGCCTCATTCTGATGTCAATAACTGCAGCTAGAACTGAATGTATGCATAGACAGTGCAAAACACATCTGAAGTTGTGCTATTAAGCAGTTTATTATAAACCACTTAGTtttggaatttttaaaaattagttagcatttatatttacttttaatGATGAAGTCATGCCTGCCTTTTAGAAGTGCTGTATGTTAGATTTCTGTTATTTCCTTGATCTGCCTTTCATCAGCTATGACAATAGCCTTGATgctatttattgctttttacttttcttataGCTGGAATGCTCCAAATGTTGACTGTGGAAGAAACAGACATAAAGTAACTTAACTGTCTTATGTTGCTTTTCTGAATTGAATAGAGATGCGATTACTTACAAGTCAGAAAAAAGGTTAAATATAGGCTTATTTCTATTCAAAAATTGCCCCAATTCTCAAAGCTATGTACTTAACCTCCAGAACAAAGCTAGTGTCAAATTAATGTAttgttgtttaaaaacaagtgcaactaatacttttttaaatttgtaCCTGAAACCAGCTTCAATCTGTTTATGGAATCTTTTTCAGGTGTTCTCAGCTGGATGGTGACCCAAAAGAGATCTCACCAGTGTTCACCCAGTTTTTAGAAAGCGTTTGGAATCTGACCGAGCAGTTTCCACAAGCCTTTGAGTTCAATGAAGCATTCCTCCTTCAGATCCATGAACATGTCCATTCGTGCCAGTTTGGTAACTTTCTTGGAAACTGCCAAAAAGAGCGAGAAGAACTGAAGTAAGCAGACATACTgccatatttcttttatttgttttgccaGACTAGgaaaaactaggaaaaaattcttcacatgaAGGGTTATCtagcactggaccaggctgcccagggagatggttgagtcaccatccctggaggcatttaaaaaggcaggtagatgaggtgcttggggatacgatttagtagtgggcaggtactgttggagctgatgatctcaaaggtctttttcaacctaatgattctgtgattctatgactaggAACTTCTGTGAATCTTCTTCATTTTATGTTCTGGATAGAAATGGAGACAGGACTGGTAGTACGGAAAATGATGTTGAACTGCATCAGGAGACAGTAGTGCTTCTGATGCTTTTGCACACTGAAGACAGTCTTTCTAGTGCTGGGAGAAAATCCCATTCTCATTTTTCATAGGAAAAGTCAAggcttctttctgccttttttcctcccccaccTAAAAATGGGTAAGCTCAAGTTTGGAAGCATCACTTCATTCCCTTCCCCAGTCTATTTTTAGATAACCTCAAAAATCTTGCCTGCTCAAGACTAATTTCTGTCAGCAAAAAGTATTCGTTGTCTCCTAATGCTTTCAGTTGGAAAACTTCTGTAAAGTTTTCATCAGTTCATCTGTGTCTCAAACTGTatattaaaagcatttattgcAGCTAGGCAAAACTTGCATAGCATCAGCACTAGTACTTCTAAAACTGGTAGTTCTATTCAACATTAGCGTATGCCAGGAAGAAGCTGGTTTTACTAAAAGCTTTTAGTTTAAGATCTTCAGCGATTTCTGGTAACTTGTAAAAAATACATCAAGATGGATTTATGTTGAGTTGAACAGCTTCTGGTTTTTGCTCTCAGTCAGTGTCTTGACTGTGATCTCTTCTTGCCCTAAGGTTGAAAGAGAAGACGTATTCCTTATGGCCATTCCTTATGGATGAACAGAAGAAGTATCAGAATCCTCTATATAATCCAGATTTTTCTCCAGAACTAACTCTTTTGGAGCCTAACACAGTATCGTTCAATTTTAAGTAAGTTTGAATTATATACAGTATCTTTTATTCAATTCTTTATCCTCCATGATTAACACTGTTTGCTACATGCAGGTTTTGGAGAAATATGTACCATCAATTTGATCGAAGTATGCATCCCAGGCAATCTGTATTCAATCTTGTAATGAATATGAGCGAACAAAATAAACAACTGGAAGAAGACATCAAAGAACTGGAAGCTGTAAGTACTACAAAATAAGTGTACTTACTTGTGACTTCTTTCTCAAATTCACATTTATAGGCTAATAATTCTGCTTGTTTTCATATGAATGTCACTACTGTAAGGCCTAGTGTTTGTTCTGTGTGACTGTTGACTTTGACTTTCGCTGTGTGCTTCTATGCTGAAAGCCAGACTATGCAGCCAATGTTCTGGTCTTGAACACTGTTTATTGTACCTTGCTGATGAACTGTATGTATTATGTAAAAGTGCTTCTGCTACCAAAGCGTTATTGAAGATGGCTTAATATAGATTAAATTTATGTGGAACTTACCGTAGATGACAGGGCATCCCTCCGAGCTACAGCTGTGTTGCTAAACCAAGGagactgaaaatgttttatttccattataGCTACTAAAATGGAAGCAGTAAGTATTGTCCTTCTTCTGTTAACTTCACATGCAGATGCATGCTATTGTAAGTCACAGTAATTATGGGCCATATACATTGTACTGCTTATTTGAAGACAGGTAAATCCAGAGATCAGTTTTCTATAAATGAACATCTAATAGGTTGCTATGGTAAACAACCAGGAAAGACTGAACAGTGTATCTCACCATATTGTAGTATGGCTCGATGGGTGGTGTTTAATTATGGTCAGTTAAGTTGCTGAAACTTCAGAACAATACCttttaagaaatgcaaaagtTCTTTAATTgtcagttttactttttttttgtgtggctAGAAATGGCAACACTTAAATCCTCTGCATTGTTTTGGGGTGTGGGAAAGGGAAGTACAGAttttccaaaaggaaatttaaaattgATCCTGCCATAATGTAATTAGTTCAGGTTACTTAATCCTAAGATGTTGCAGATTTTAACTGTATATTTAAAAGGTTTTATACAATTGAAGAAGCAAGATGAAACTCAAGATGAAGCAAGCAGAACAATAAACaagatgaaaattcaaaactGAGACTTTACTTTATGAGAACCTGTTTCCAAGGTGTTAAGTGAGAAATGCATGCTTAGGTGAAGTTGAGTAATGAATAGATGGAGGATTTTGAAATGGAAGAGTTTGAAGTCTTGATGTAGACTTTCCTACTGCTGTTGTCATCTTCAAAAAGAGACACTAAAGTCTTCTGGGCTCAGTCTAGGTTTTAGTGGAGCATAAATGCATCAGTAAAAAATCAGTTCAGTTAACTGGTTCAAGCTTCTGGTTACCAGGTGAGATTAGATTAAGTTGTTTAAATTCaggtatttcttctttttgttagTGCTTCTAGAATGGGTCCTTTCCTCCTGTACTGCTTTCTAGTTGACATCTTTCAGTGTATTCCTGCATTTGAATAAACAGTCTTGGCCCTTTTCAGATATAAAGGGGAAGTCTTTTAGGTGGCTTTTAGGAAGGATGTAAGAGCTGAGGTGTAAAattactttgtctttttttgagAGTTGTGTGCTTAAAGGTCACTGATTGCTAATAGCTCTAAAGCCTGTCTTCCTTTGCCTGTACTTTAAAAAGTATTCCTGTCTTGATTGGGACCAAACAAGGGGAAGCCTGGGAGAACTTCTTCTCTACAGATGTTGACAGACAACCTTTACCTTCTGCTTAGCTGCAAATTTTAAGCATACAGTGCTTGTAGCAACTTCTGTAAATGCGGGGGAAAAATATTGTGTTATCCATTGGCCTAAATATAATACTTCTACATATCTAGCCTAGGGTATGTAATAGTGTGTTCTGTAGATACTGATTTGGCCAGCGGAAGTGGAATCACTTCCTGTCAAAGCAGAATATTATCAATAAAGCAGTGATGCTCACTGTTAGTAACTGTTTTctctatttcagaaaataaagcagagaaacGGGCAATCGGATTCAGTCCTTGTGAAGGAACATCAGCAGTCTGTTCACCCTGCACCCACGGCCCTGAAAACCCCTCCATGCTTCAAGAAGGAGCAGCCGCTGATCCCTGTGAATGATGTTGTAAGAACTATagagggcagcagcacagcagacaaCCGCTTCAGTGAGTTCGTGGAAGAGTTCTCGAAAGCTGAGCCTGCTGTTGTCAGTTTGGAATATGGAGTGGCCAGGATGACCTGCTAATTTAATTCCAGCACTGTACTCCTCTTCTAGACTGATTGAATGAAGAGATGGATTATTTTGATGATGGGCCTGTGCTCCATGACCAAAACACAATTTGCATATTGGCAAGTTTTGTTAATGTAGGCTAGAACAGCATGCTAGTTGTCAAGtgtttgctgttcttttaaggaaaaaaaagttagtgtcttttaaaagaaacagaaacgaACAGGGGCATTTGGTAAAATCAAGGAATGGTATGTCTTTGGACTTACGTCAGTTTGCACTAAATTGATTAAAATAGTAATGTTACTTTATTCAGTATAGGAAAGCACAGGTGGTCTTTcacaaatagattttatttgAGCAAGGAAACTTGAATTTTAGGAATTGAAGCTACATGTATATATCACATATGATAGGAATGTGTATACCATTGTTTTAACATCACCCAATACTAACTTTCAGTGTATTAAGTGCCATGGAAAAGTATGATGTATTTCGGTTCATAAATAGTTGGCCTTAAACCTGTCAGATCAATGATACTGTTGTCTCTTTCTAATGGAGTCTACCTGGCTTTGTTTACATTGTATTTGCTCAAATTGTTATTTCCTAAAACCAGGACTGAATATAAAGAATGAAGCATGCCAGAGCTGGCACAGCCTTTTAGCAAATAGCTGTATGAATGTTAACTTATCGCAGAAGactgttttttcttccatttcctctGTGGTGCAAAATGTTATAGATTggcctgtttttcctttctggcaGCTCAGTAGATTTAGCATCACTGAAGCTACAGGCTGACCTTAAAAGCTTTGATTTGTGGCAAGGTGTTTAAGTGTAGAGCAAAACATGTCatgtaaaaaaccaaaactgagtAGTCAGGTTCATTTGGATTGTTTGCTATGTGCTGTGCAGTTGCTCAAGTTGCAGAAATGGAAGCAGAAGTTTAGGA
This genomic window from Phaenicophaeus curvirostris isolate KB17595 chromosome 1, BPBGC_Pcur_1.0, whole genome shotgun sequence contains:
- the MTMR6 gene encoding phosphatidylinositol-3,5-bisphosphate 3-phosphatase MTMR6, encoding MEHIRTTKVEQVKLLDRFSTSNKSLTGTLYLTATHLLFIDSSQRETWILHHHIAAVEKLPLTTSGCPLVIQCKNFRIVHFVVPRERDCHDIYNSLLQLSRTAKYEELYAFSYNPKQNESEQVKGWQLIDLAEEYKRMGVPNDNWQLSDANRDYKICETYPRELYVPRTASKPIIVGSSKFRSKGRFPVLSYYHKNKEAAICRCSQPLSGFSARCLEDEHMLQAISKANPSNRYMYVMDTRPKLNAMANRAAGKGYENEDNYSNIRFQFVGIENIHVMRSSLQKLLEVSNTKGLSVNDFLSGLENSGWLRHIKAVLDAAVFLVKAIAVEGASVLVHCSDGWDRTSQVCSLGALLLDSYYRTTKGFMVLIEKDWISFGHKFSDRCSQLDGDPKEISPVFTQFLESVWNLTEQFPQAFEFNEAFLLQIHEHVHSCQFGNFLGNCQKEREELKLKEKTYSLWPFLMDEQKKYQNPLYNPDFSPELTLLEPNTVSFNFKFWRNMYHQFDRSMHPRQSVFNLVMNMSEQNKQLEEDIKELEAKIKQRNGQSDSVLVKEHQQSVHPAPTALKTPPCFKKEQPLIPVNDVVRTIEGSSTADNRFSEFVEEFSKAEPAVVSLEYGVARMTC